A part of Quatrionicoccus australiensis genomic DNA contains:
- a CDS encoding GNAT family N-acetyltransferase, producing the protein MTKFQIEILDTSSAPLVEAALVLLVNAFAEPEHYGQRRLQDELQAVDGRLYRQFFIAQKAGKIVGIGGVKAADWASKTHLLYLSAVAQEHRGQGIGRALLGARIEWIEKNFTSGRILVSSAKAKRFRDHGFTLVPKSGVDGRYLMLRRFAR; encoded by the coding sequence ATGACCAAATTCCAAATCGAAATTCTGGATACGAGCAGCGCGCCCTTGGTCGAGGCGGCACTGGTGCTGCTCGTCAACGCCTTTGCCGAACCCGAACATTATGGCCAGCGCCGCCTGCAGGACGAGTTGCAGGCGGTCGACGGCCGTCTTTACCGGCAATTCTTCATCGCGCAGAAGGCCGGCAAGATCGTCGGCATCGGCGGCGTCAAGGCCGCCGACTGGGCGAGCAAGACGCATCTGCTCTATCTCTCGGCGGTCGCCCAGGAACATCGCGGCCAGGGCATAGGCCGCGCCCTGCTCGGGGCGCGCATCGAGTGGATAGAAAAGAATTTCACCAGCGGGCGCATCCTGGTCTCCAGCGCCAAGGCCAAGCGTTTTCGCGATCATGGCTTCACGCTGGTGCCGAAGAGCGGCGTCGACGGCCGCTACCTGATGCTGCGCCGCTTTGCGCGCTGA